Within Conexibacter woesei DSM 14684, the genomic segment GGCCGCGACGCGGTCAGGGACCGGCGGCATGTGGACGAAGTCGGCGGGCGTGACGAGCCGTTCGCCGCCGTGCACCACCACCGGCAGGCGCGGGGCCGTCGTGTAGACGCAGAGGCCGGCGACCCCGCCGGCCTCGGGGTGGCCGTCGAGCAGCTCGTGTGCGCGCGCGAGCGCCCACGGGTAGACCTCGTGGTCGCTGTCGAGGAAGAACAGCGCCTGACCGCGCATCACGCGATAGCCGGCGAGCCGCGCGTTGTACGGCCCCCCGTTGACGGGGTTGCGCACGTAGACGAAGCGCTCGTCGCCGAGCTCGCGCACGACAGGCTCGATCGGCTCCGTCGAGGCGTCGTCGGCGACGATGCACTCGAAGTCCTCGAAGCTCGACCGCGCGACGCTCGCGAGCGCGCGGCGAAGCTCGTCAGGGCGGTTGTAGACCGGGATCAGGACCGACAGCGCAGGCATGGTTTGAGACAGGGGGCGACGGACGGCAGACCACCTCTCGGTCTGACAAGATACCCGGCCATGGCTCATGGTTGTGCCTCCGCTTGCCGATCCCTGCTTCGATGAGCCGCGATCCCTCCAGGCTTCGACGTTATGAATCGGATGCCGCCGACCTGCATTCGCTCGAACCAGATCCGGCGCCGCAGTCCTACAGAGACCCGCTCGGCCGGCCGCTGACCCACACGCGGGAGCAGAGCGGCGGCGGCGCGCTGCGCACGTTCGCCGCGCTCGTGCGCCGACGTTGGCTGGTGATCGTCCTGTGCACGGCCGTCGCCGGGGTCGGCACGTACGTCCTCACCAACCGCGAGACGCCGAAGTACTCGGCGACGACGACGCTCCTCTTCCGCGACCCCGGGCTCAGCTCCGAGCTGTTCGGCGGAAGCGCCTTCAGCCCGTCGACCGACCCGATGCGCGAAGCGGCGACGAACCTCAAGCTCGTGACCTCGGGCGAGGTCGCCGAGGCGACGGCGAGAGCGGTCGGGAACGGCGTCACCGCGGCCCAGGTCGCCGAGGACGTCAGAGCGTCCGGCGAGGGCAACTCGGATCTCGTCTCGGTCACGGCGACCGATCCCGACCCGGCGCGCTCGGCGGCGATCGCGAACGAGTACGCCAGACAGTTCATCGCGCAGCGCCGCGAGGCGGACCGCTCGAAGGTGCTCGAAGCCCGTGACCTCGTCGTCACGCAGCTCGACGGGATGGACACCGACAGCCCGGAGGCCGAGAACCTGCGCAGACGCGCTGACGAGCTGCTCACGCTCGCTGCGCTGCAGACCGGCAACGCGGAGATCGTCCAGCTCGCGAGCACGCCGACCGAGCCGTCGTCGCCGCGGGTGAAGCGCACGACGATGATCGGCGCGGCCTTCGGCCTGCTGATCGGCCTCGGGATCGCGCTGCTGCTCGAACAGCTCGACCGCCGCCTGCGCAGCATCGAACAGGTCGAGGACCTGCTCGAGGCGCCGATCCTCGGCACCGTCCCGGAGAACCGCTCGATCGGGCGCTCGATCGGCGACCACGGAGCGGCGCGGATTCCCGAGCTGGAACCGTTCGACACGGTCCGGACGAACCTGCGATATCTCGACATCGAACGCCCGATCAGCTCGGTGCTCGTGACCTCCGCGCAACCGAACGACGGCAAGACGACCGTCGCGTGGAACGTCGCGGAGGCGGCGGCCCGCAGCGGCGCGAGCGTCCTGCTGATCGAAGCCGACCTGCGCCGCCCGGGGATCGCGGCGGCGGCGAACCTGCAGACGAGAGTCGGGCTCAGCTCGGTCCTCGCCAACATCTGCCACATCGAGGACGCGATCGTCGAGCTGCCGGGCGGCGACGACGTCAACGAGTCGTACGCGCTCGACGTGCTCCCGGCCGGCCCCTCGCCGCCGAACCCGCTCGGCCTGCTCGAGTCGTCGCGGATGCGGCAGCTGATCGCCGACCTCAAGACCCACTACGACCTGATCGTGATCGACACGCCCCCGATCGCCGCGGCCGCCGATGCGATCCCGCTGATCCACGACGTCGACGGCGTGCTCGCGGTCGTGCGGCTCGGCAACACGCGGCGCGAGGCGCTCGTGTCGCTGCGCAACCAGTTCGCGAACGTGGGCGCACCGCTCCTCGGCGCGGTCATCAACGGCGGCAAGCCGCCCGCGAGCTACCTTGACTCGTATCGCGGGTACCAGCCCTCGTGAGCTGACGGGCCGGGAGCGCACCGTAGCGGGCGGCCGCGCGGAGCGATGACCGGGTCCGGCAACACCACGGTGAGCGTGAGCGGGCGTCTCGGGCCCGTCGTCCGCGGGTTCCTCGCGCTCGGCACGGCGACCGCGATCGGCCAGGTCATCAGCTTCATCGTGCTCGTCGTCGTCGCGCGACGTGTCGGCCCGGAGAACCTCGGCTCGTTCGCGTTCGCGCAGAGCTTCGCGATGTACTTCCAGATCCCGATCGACTTCGGCATCACGATGTATGCGATCCGCGAGGTCGCGCGCGAGCCCGAACGCGTGCGATCGATCCTCGGCGAGGTGCTGCTCGCGCAGCTCGTGCTGCTCGTCGTCTGCATGACCGTGACGCTGCTCGTCGCGCCGGGCCTGATGCCGGAGGGCGACGCCCGCGAGATCCTGCCGATCATCGTGATCGGCTGGATCCCGACCACGATCGGGCTCGACTGGGCGCTCCGCTCGATGCGGCACATGGGCATCGTCGCCGGCTGGCGCCTCGGCGGTCAGGTCATCTACGGGATCCTCACGGTCGCGCTCGTCGGCGGCGGGCTCGCGGGCGTCAAGACGTACGCGTGGCTGCAGGTGCTGACCTCGGCGATCATCGCGGTCGGCATGACGGCGACGATGTTCCGGATCCACGGGCTGCCGCGGCTGCGCATCGACCTGCGCGGGCTCGGCCGCCGCTACGCGCGCGGGCTCGTCGTCGGCATATCGCTCGCGATCGCGGCGATCTACTACACGATCGACAACATCGTGCTCGGGTACATGGCCGGCCCGACCGAGGTCGGCATCTTCAGCGCGGCGTACAAGATCCCGTTCAACATCGTGATGATCGGGACCGTCTGGCTGCAGGCCGCCTACCCGTACGCCTCCGCGCTCGCCGTGCACGACGCCGCCGCGTTCCGCGTCCAGCTGGGGCGCGTCGCGAGCCTCGCCGGCACCGTCT encodes:
- a CDS encoding glycosyltransferase family A protein; this encodes MPALSVLIPVYNRPDELRRALASVARSSFEDFECIVADDASTEPIEPVVRELGDERFVYVRNPVNGGPYNARLAGYRVMRGQALFFLDSDHEVYPWALARAHELLDGHPEAGGVAGLCVYTTAPRLPVVVHGGERLVTPADFVHMPPVPDRVAAVRKVVVDEWLQKRTDYYALEAHQWLTFHLRHCELGVDEPWTRCSVTGDDRVSLGHDTRRLRDYRVFVEEHGELIRTCPAPVIDELLQAGWLANLRARRFADARLLDGCLRERRISRVATVKGWAGRRVRDRLRSLTRAERLAEV
- a CDS encoding flippase, whose translation is MSGRLGPVVRGFLALGTATAIGQVISFIVLVVVARRVGPENLGSFAFAQSFAMYFQIPIDFGITMYAIREVAREPERVRSILGEVLLAQLVLLVVCMTVTLLVAPGLMPEGDAREILPIIVIGWIPTTIGLDWALRSMRHMGIVAGWRLGGQVIYGILTVALVGGGLAGVKTYAWLQVLTSAIIAVGMTATMFRIHGLPRLRIDLRGLGRRYARGLVVGISLAIAAIYYTIDNIVLGYMAGPTEVGIFSAAYKIPFNIVMIGTVWLQAAYPYASALAVHDAAAFRVQLGRVASLAGTVSIPVAIGGTLLAHQLIVGVFGQAYEEAAVPFMLLIWSAVIALLQVNYTNGVLALGDEKHYLLAVVVAALANVGLDILLIPSLGASGAAAATVVAELAVLIFVGRRIAQRLGPPPIEWGRLARSAGATALMVVVLLPLRNTVPFWLAIGAGAIVYLGAAFALRVVTRDELAKLTRRKSDDASPEDAAEEPASEAK
- a CDS encoding polysaccharide biosynthesis tyrosine autokinase, whose translation is MSRDPSRLRRYESDAADLHSLEPDPAPQSYRDPLGRPLTHTREQSGGGALRTFAALVRRRWLVIVLCTAVAGVGTYVLTNRETPKYSATTTLLFRDPGLSSELFGGSAFSPSTDPMREAATNLKLVTSGEVAEATARAVGNGVTAAQVAEDVRASGEGNSDLVSVTATDPDPARSAAIANEYARQFIAQRREADRSKVLEARDLVVTQLDGMDTDSPEAENLRRRADELLTLAALQTGNAEIVQLASTPTEPSSPRVKRTTMIGAAFGLLIGLGIALLLEQLDRRLRSIEQVEDLLEAPILGTVPENRSIGRSIGDHGAARIPELEPFDTVRTNLRYLDIERPISSVLVTSAQPNDGKTTVAWNVAEAAARSGASVLLIEADLRRPGIAAAANLQTRVGLSSVLANICHIEDAIVELPGGDDVNESYALDVLPAGPSPPNPLGLLESSRMRQLIADLKTHYDLIVIDTPPIAAAADAIPLIHDVDGVLAVVRLGNTRREALVSLRNQFANVGAPLLGAVINGGKPPASYLDSYRGYQPS